In a single window of the Natronosalvus caseinilyticus genome:
- a CDS encoding PAS domain S-box protein → MDSSSGTDSELRTRVHQQEVVAEFGQRALETDDLDELLHDAAVAVAETLDVEYCKVLELLPGGDEVLLRQGVGWQDGLVGTATAPTDLDSQAGYTLLSEEPVVVDDLRTEDRFSGPDLLVDHDVVSGISVIIGSLEDPWGVLGTHTTDRRAFTEYDVNFVQSIANVLAAAIETRRAKRSLEAEKEVKEQIVETSPVGIVVFDAKGDLQFANEHAEDILGRDRKEIQSVAYDDPRWRLTDADGTPLSGDETPFMRVIETGEPIFDMEVGLRRPDGERIWVTVNGAPLDVDGDGSDATGAVLALTDVTDQKRLESEFEEMLERVTDAFYAVDDEFRFTHVNERAAELLQRPRAELLGENLWEMYPEAAAVDEVWDAFHTALNDQVPTSFDLYFDPLDFWVEASLYPSETGVSVYFRDITESKQHELELERYRALTEAANDVIVTIDAESTIRSVNPAVEDVFGYEPDELVGESLTTLMRDDLAVRHRAGLQRYLETDERTLDWDYVELDGQHADGSVVSLSITFSEIVYENDRYFTGVIRDITNRKKRERQLERANERLTRSNKRLEQFAHAASHDLQEPLRMVSSYLQLIEQRYEDDLDANGMDYLEFAVDGADRMRAMIEGLLEYSRIETEGKPLEPTDLDAVFEDVLDDLEVQIERSDATITSDSLPQVRGDRTQLRQLFQNLLDNAMTYSGDEPPQIRVAAERDGEEWVVSVCDEGIGLDPSHGSRVFEVFQRLHSREEYSGSGIGLALCKRIVERHGGDIWVDAEPGEGATFSVTLPAPET, encoded by the coding sequence ATGGATTCGAGTTCGGGTACAGATAGCGAACTCCGCACGAGGGTCCACCAGCAGGAAGTCGTCGCCGAATTCGGCCAGCGGGCGCTCGAGACCGACGACCTCGACGAGTTGCTACACGACGCCGCAGTCGCCGTCGCGGAGACGCTCGACGTCGAGTACTGTAAGGTGCTCGAACTGCTCCCCGGTGGTGACGAGGTCCTTCTTCGGCAGGGGGTCGGCTGGCAAGACGGACTCGTCGGAACGGCGACGGCGCCCACCGATCTGGACTCGCAGGCGGGCTATACGCTCCTCTCTGAGGAGCCCGTCGTCGTCGACGACCTGCGGACCGAAGACCGCTTCTCCGGGCCCGACCTGCTGGTCGACCACGACGTCGTCAGCGGAATTAGCGTCATCATCGGCTCGCTCGAGGACCCGTGGGGCGTCCTGGGTACGCACACGACGGACCGCCGGGCATTCACCGAGTACGACGTGAATTTCGTCCAGAGCATCGCGAACGTGCTCGCCGCCGCCATCGAAACCAGGCGGGCGAAACGATCCCTCGAGGCTGAAAAGGAGGTCAAAGAACAGATCGTCGAGACCAGCCCCGTCGGGATCGTGGTATTCGACGCGAAAGGCGACCTGCAGTTCGCGAACGAACACGCCGAGGACATCCTCGGACGAGACCGCAAAGAGATCCAGTCGGTCGCGTACGACGACCCGCGCTGGCGGCTGACCGACGCCGACGGAACTCCTCTCTCCGGAGACGAAACGCCGTTCATGCGGGTAATCGAAACCGGTGAGCCGATCTTCGACATGGAGGTTGGGCTGCGCCGTCCCGACGGCGAACGCATCTGGGTGACGGTGAACGGCGCCCCGCTGGACGTGGATGGCGACGGCAGCGACGCGACCGGTGCCGTTCTCGCGCTTACCGACGTCACCGACCAGAAGCGCCTCGAGAGCGAATTCGAGGAGATGCTCGAACGAGTTACCGACGCGTTCTACGCCGTCGACGACGAATTCCGGTTCACACACGTCAACGAGCGCGCCGCGGAACTACTCCAGCGACCGAGAGCGGAGTTACTCGGCGAGAACCTCTGGGAAATGTACCCCGAAGCGGCGGCGGTGGACGAGGTCTGGGACGCGTTTCACACGGCGCTGAACGACCAGGTACCGACCAGCTTCGACCTGTACTTCGACCCACTCGACTTCTGGGTGGAGGCGAGCCTCTACCCCTCCGAAACGGGCGTCTCCGTCTACTTTCGCGACATCACCGAGAGTAAACAGCACGAACTGGAACTCGAGCGGTACCGGGCGCTGACGGAGGCGGCCAACGATGTCATCGTGACGATCGACGCCGAGAGCACGATCCGCTCGGTGAACCCCGCCGTCGAGGACGTCTTCGGCTACGAACCCGACGAACTGGTCGGTGAGTCGCTTACGACGCTCATGCGCGACGACCTCGCGGTTCGTCATCGGGCGGGGCTGCAGCGGTATCTCGAGACCGACGAGCGGACCCTCGACTGGGACTACGTCGAACTCGACGGTCAGCACGCCGACGGTTCGGTGGTGTCATTGTCGATCACGTTCAGCGAAATCGTCTACGAGAACGACCGCTACTTCACCGGCGTCATCCGGGACATCACGAACCGGAAAAAACGGGAACGACAACTCGAGCGAGCGAACGAGCGGCTAACACGGTCGAACAAACGCCTCGAGCAGTTCGCCCACGCGGCCAGCCACGACCTGCAAGAGCCCCTGCGGATGGTCTCGAGTTACCTCCAGTTGATCGAACAGCGCTACGAAGACGACCTGGACGCCAACGGGATGGACTACCTCGAGTTCGCCGTCGATGGGGCCGACCGGATGCGGGCGATGATCGAGGGGCTGCTCGAGTACTCCCGTATCGAGACGGAAGGAAAGCCACTCGAGCCGACCGATCTCGACGCCGTCTTCGAGGACGTACTCGACGACCTCGAGGTACAGATCGAACGGAGCGACGCCACCATCACGTCCGATTCGCTTCCCCAGGTCCGAGGAGACCGTACGCAACTCCGCCAGCTGTTCCAGAACCTCCTGGACAACGCGATGACCTACAGCGGCGACGAACCGCCACAGATACGCGTCGCAGCCGAACGAGACGGGGAGGAGTGGGTCGTGTCCGTGTGCGACGAGGGGATCGGACTGGACCCGTCACACGGCAGTCGAGTCTTCGAGGTCTTCCAGCGGCTCCACAGCCGCGAGGAGTACTCGGGGTCCGGTATCGGCCTGGCGCTCTGTAAGCGCATCGTCGAGCGTCACGGCGGCGACATCTGGGTCGATGCCGAACCCGGAGAAGGGGCGACGTTCTCGGTTACACTCCCGGCCCCTGAGACGTGA
- a CDS encoding SDR family NAD(P)-dependent oxidoreductase, protein MSTTRGAIVVGASSGIGEALARELAAEGYELGLAARRTERLSSIGESLPTSAYVATMDVTDVEDARAGFDELIEAMPPVDLVVLSAGVGGPNRGLEWDHERETIDVNVRGFTALASAAMDHFENRQAFESERDGHLVGISSVASRFGNPSSPAYNASKAFVSTYLEGLRYRQSKRAADVTITTVEPGYVDTDLMLAEDPFWVSSPETAAAQIARAIRRERSHVYVTQRWRLVAWLFEALPEPVVRRIMT, encoded by the coding sequence ATGTCCACGACTCGAGGCGCAATCGTCGTCGGCGCCTCATCCGGTATCGGAGAAGCACTTGCCCGCGAACTCGCCGCGGAAGGGTACGAACTCGGACTCGCGGCGAGGCGAACCGAACGGCTGTCGTCGATCGGCGAATCCCTGCCGACGAGTGCCTACGTCGCAACGATGGACGTCACCGACGTCGAGGACGCCAGGGCCGGCTTCGACGAGTTGATCGAGGCCATGCCCCCGGTCGACCTCGTCGTCCTCAGTGCCGGCGTCGGCGGCCCCAACCGTGGCCTCGAGTGGGACCACGAACGGGAGACGATCGACGTCAACGTCCGCGGCTTCACCGCGCTGGCGTCGGCGGCGATGGATCACTTCGAGAATCGCCAGGCGTTCGAGAGCGAGCGCGACGGCCACCTCGTCGGCATCTCGTCGGTGGCCTCCCGGTTCGGAAACCCCAGTTCGCCCGCCTACAACGCTTCGAAGGCGTTCGTCTCGACGTACCTCGAGGGACTCCGATATCGGCAATCGAAGCGGGCGGCCGACGTGACGATCACGACCGTCGAACCCGGGTACGTCGACACCGACCTCATGCTCGCGGAGGACCCGTTCTGGGTCAGTTCGCCGGAGACCGCGGCCGCACAAATCGCTCGAGCGATTCGCCGAGAGCGTTCACACGTCTACGTCACCCAGCGCTGGCGGCTGGTCGCGTGGCTGTTCGAGGCGTTGCCCGAGCCGGTAGTTCGGCGAATAATGACCTGA
- a CDS encoding M24 family metallopeptidase, translating into MEKLERLDATLEAKDLASVWFAHPNSFAWLSGGSSVVDREGDVGVGALGYDGDEVTLLANTIEIDRLYEEELPDLEATGVSVTREAFPWYERSLVEALADRVEEPAAVDVDVPGLERLDPATVRQPLTATDRERYRDLGRETAAAVEAVCRELQPGDTEDEVTAALTVSLAARNIEAPVVLVGGSERAQKYRHYTPKSVEFGDYALVSVTTQRHGLHASCTRAVAFDPPEWLEERHRHAARVETTALAATQDAAAAGGTAGDVFAEIQAAYDALGHAGEWERHHQGGAAGFAGREWIATLGHEAPVIAPMAFAWNPTVQGAKSEDTVLVSDDGFETLTDAGTGTSTDDDWPTIEVEAVGEYDLELERPAVLGLE; encoded by the coding sequence ATGGAAAAACTCGAACGACTGGACGCCACCCTCGAGGCGAAGGACCTGGCGTCGGTCTGGTTCGCCCACCCGAACTCGTTCGCGTGGTTGAGCGGCGGCAGCTCGGTCGTCGACCGCGAGGGTGACGTCGGCGTCGGGGCCCTCGGCTACGACGGCGACGAGGTGACGCTTCTCGCGAACACCATCGAGATCGACCGTCTCTACGAGGAGGAACTGCCCGACCTCGAGGCCACAGGTGTATCGGTGACCCGCGAAGCGTTCCCCTGGTACGAACGCTCGCTCGTGGAGGCTCTCGCCGACCGCGTCGAGGAACCTGCGGCCGTAGACGTCGACGTCCCCGGCCTCGAGCGCCTTGACCCCGCGACGGTTCGCCAGCCCCTGACGGCGACCGACCGCGAGCGCTACCGCGACCTCGGCCGGGAGACGGCGGCGGCGGTCGAGGCCGTCTGCCGGGAGCTCCAGCCCGGCGATACGGAAGACGAGGTCACCGCGGCGCTCACCGTCTCGCTCGCCGCCCGCAATATCGAAGCACCCGTCGTCCTCGTGGGCGGGTCCGAACGCGCACAAAAGTACCGCCACTACACTCCCAAATCCGTCGAGTTCGGCGACTACGCCCTCGTCTCGGTGACCACCCAGCGCCACGGCCTGCACGCCAGTTGCACCCGCGCCGTCGCCTTCGACCCGCCGGAATGGCTCGAGGAACGCCACCGTCACGCCGCCCGCGTCGAGACGACCGCCCTGGCCGCAACCCAGGACGCTGCCGCAGCGGGCGGCACCGCCGGTGACGTCTTCGCCGAGATTCAGGCGGCCTACGACGCCCTCGGCCACGCCGGCGAGTGGGAACGCCACCACCAGGGTGGTGCCGCCGGCTTCGCCGGACGCGAGTGGATCGCGACCCTAGGTCACGAGGCGCCTGTGATTGCGCCGATGGCCTTCGCCTGGAATCCGACCGTCCAGGGTGCCAAGAGCGAGGACACCGTCCTGGTCTCGGACGACGGCTTCGAAACGCTGACCGATGCCGGAACTGGAACCAGTACCGACGACGACTGGCCGACCATCGAGGTCGAGGCGGTCGGCGAGTACGACCTCGAACTCGAGCGGCCCGCGGTGCTCGGTCTCGAGTGA
- a CDS encoding COX15/CtaA family protein — MSYDTHTSDSSRLPIDIGRRGFSALLTVTVALVAGTIVLGVATRTTGSGLACDANWPVCDGGFLNLLPQGRPSFWEWFHRLVAMFAGFTIVASALVGYFDEAVDRRITGLVVAGALLTPIQVLLGRETVLTYEYEILNLHFWTAIVIFVCFVLALVIALHRRLTGRHLVAALVVAALTVPAQVILSPLFISQNTPTTLTIQMVLLLTLVGAVVLATVVGRAVLEGRLPRVAIGSGVVLTAVTLFLSRESVMTVSPALDLLYVLAAGALIVTLLAGAWASRADLRGERSGAPHSS; from the coding sequence GTGTCGTACGATACTCACACGTCCGATTCCTCGCGATTACCGATCGACATCGGTCGACGGGGATTCTCCGCTCTGCTCACCGTGACGGTCGCGCTCGTGGCGGGAACGATCGTTCTCGGCGTCGCCACGCGAACGACCGGTTCCGGACTGGCCTGTGACGCCAACTGGCCGGTCTGTGACGGCGGCTTCCTGAACCTGCTCCCGCAGGGACGGCCGAGTTTCTGGGAGTGGTTCCACCGCCTCGTTGCGATGTTCGCCGGGTTCACCATCGTTGCCTCCGCGCTCGTCGGGTACTTCGACGAGGCCGTCGATCGACGGATCACGGGTCTCGTCGTCGCCGGCGCCCTGTTGACGCCGATCCAGGTGTTGCTCGGTCGAGAAACCGTCCTCACCTACGAGTACGAGATTCTCAATCTCCACTTCTGGACGGCCATCGTAATCTTCGTCTGCTTCGTCCTCGCGCTCGTCATCGCCCTGCACCGCCGGCTTACGGGCCGGCACCTCGTCGCCGCGCTCGTCGTCGCGGCCCTCACGGTCCCGGCCCAGGTAATCCTGAGCCCGCTGTTCATTTCGCAGAACACGCCCACGACCCTGACGATCCAGATGGTGTTGCTCCTGACGCTCGTCGGCGCCGTCGTGCTGGCGACGGTCGTCGGCCGCGCCGTTCTCGAGGGACGGCTCCCTCGCGTGGCGATCGGTTCCGGCGTCGTGCTGACCGCGGTGACGCTGTTCCTCAGCCGCGAGTCCGTGATGACCGTCTCGCCGGCGCTCGACCTGCTTTACGTGCTCGCCGCGGGCGCCTTGATCGTGACGCTCCTCGCCGGAGCCTGGGCGAGTCGAGCGGACCTGCGGGGCGAACGGTCCGGTGCGCCGCACTCGAGTTGA
- a CDS encoding bile acid:sodium symporter family protein, with protein MELSLEQLLIALNKRRLMAKALLLNLVAVPVLAYLFVRPVPVEPGYAAGIVLIAVAPGAPFGPKFAEISKSDIEFASGLMAVLGIISVVTIPVSLALFLPGDVTVDPLGIGWMICGIQLLPLLAGIGLDSRYPSVTNWLHPPVQRLSDVSFLFLIVLLLVVYSDEMITLIGTGTLFISVVVICVSLFLGYVLGGPGRNTREVLATTTTARNAAIALFIATTSFSDPDVLMVVLAFSFVGVVLSGLLAGMWGRRTR; from the coding sequence ATGGAACTATCACTCGAGCAGTTGCTGATCGCCCTCAACAAGCGACGGTTGATGGCGAAAGCATTGCTACTCAATCTCGTGGCAGTCCCAGTGCTTGCCTATCTATTCGTCCGTCCGGTTCCCGTGGAGCCGGGATATGCGGCAGGGATCGTCTTGATAGCTGTGGCGCCTGGGGCCCCTTTTGGGCCAAAGTTTGCGGAAATATCGAAGAGCGATATCGAGTTTGCAAGCGGTCTGATGGCCGTTCTCGGGATCATCTCGGTCGTGACGATACCGGTAAGTCTGGCACTGTTTCTGCCCGGGGACGTCACCGTAGATCCGCTTGGAATCGGATGGATGATCTGTGGCATTCAACTTCTCCCGTTGCTAGCGGGAATCGGGCTCGATTCCCGGTACCCCTCCGTGACGAACTGGCTGCATCCTCCTGTCCAACGGCTGTCCGACGTCTCGTTTCTCTTCTTGATCGTACTCCTCTTGGTCGTCTATAGCGACGAGATGATCACGCTCATCGGAACGGGAACGCTGTTCATTTCGGTCGTCGTCATCTGTGTGTCGTTATTTCTCGGGTACGTACTCGGCGGACCGGGACGGAACACACGAGAAGTGCTGGCGACGACGACCACCGCTCGAAACGCTGCGATTGCACTCTTTATCGCGACGACCAGCTTTTCCGATCCGGACGTTCTGATGGTCGTCCTTGCGTTTTCGTTCGTTGGCGTCGTTCTTTCGGGACTACTCGCCGGGATGTGGGGACGACGAACGAGGTGA
- a CDS encoding LLM class flavin-dependent oxidoreductase, whose translation MDLSIVDLSPVREGETATDAYENTVSLATLAERVGYERFWVAEHHGMADSIAGTTPEVLIGHLAARTEEIRLGSGTVLLNHYSPFKVAEAFGVLDSLAPGRIDLGLGRATGIPAADSALQTSRVSENPDRDHAEKIEAVANHLYDGFGDDHAYADLTLARSGAGPPDLWVLGSSPSSAKIAGKLGLRYCFAAFIRPTLAERAFDVYRDTFDPSSIGAGPDDPHGMLAVNAACAETDREAARLRATAEASYKRMQRGVVGSMPSVETAISELGGVPDPTPRELEDGQWPRALSGDPDTLAGLLEQLTDRVGVSEVMVQNLVADHEDVLQSHELLAEGVGLE comes from the coding sequence ATGGACCTCTCCATCGTCGACCTCTCACCCGTTCGCGAGGGGGAGACGGCAACCGACGCCTACGAGAACACGGTCTCGCTCGCGACACTGGCCGAACGAGTGGGCTACGAGCGGTTCTGGGTCGCCGAGCACCACGGGATGGCCGATTCCATCGCAGGAACGACCCCCGAGGTGCTGATCGGCCACCTCGCTGCCCGAACCGAGGAGATCAGGCTCGGGTCCGGAACGGTCCTGCTCAACCACTACAGCCCGTTCAAGGTCGCCGAGGCGTTCGGCGTCCTCGATTCGCTCGCCCCCGGGCGGATCGACCTCGGCCTCGGTCGGGCAACCGGAATCCCGGCCGCCGACAGCGCGCTCCAGACCTCGCGGGTGAGCGAGAATCCCGACCGCGATCACGCCGAGAAGATCGAAGCCGTCGCGAACCACCTCTACGACGGGTTCGGGGACGACCACGCCTACGCCGACCTCACACTAGCGCGCTCCGGCGCCGGTCCGCCCGACCTCTGGGTGCTCGGCTCGAGTCCCTCGAGTGCGAAGATTGCCGGCAAACTCGGCCTCCGCTACTGCTTCGCGGCGTTCATCAGGCCGACGCTCGCCGAGCGAGCGTTCGATGTCTACCGGGACACGTTCGACCCCTCCTCGATCGGCGCCGGTCCCGACGACCCCCACGGAATGCTGGCGGTCAACGCCGCGTGCGCCGAGACCGATCGGGAGGCGGCCCGCCTTCGAGCGACCGCGGAAGCCTCCTACAAGCGGATGCAACGCGGCGTCGTCGGCTCCATGCCGTCGGTCGAGACGGCGATTTCGGAGCTCGGTGGCGTGCCCGACCCGACGCCACGAGAACTCGAGGACGGACAGTGGCCGCGAGCGCTCTCCGGCGACCCGGACACGCTGGCGGGACTCCTCGAGCAACTGACCGACCGCGTCGGCGTCTCCGAGGTGATGGTCCAGAACCTCGTCGCCGACCACGAGGACGTGCTGCAGTCCCACGAACTCCTGGCCGAGGGCGTCGGCCTCGAGTGA
- a CDS encoding cation:proton antiporter, with translation MSAYEIALIVVAFAIVGAVLLPRFLTDKPLSLPMIYVGFGVALFWIVPGLPTLDPVANSGVTERLTELVVIIALMGAGLKIDRPFDVLGWGSTWRLLAITMPVSIALLAVLGWYVAGLLVPTAILLGAVLAPTDPVLASDVESGAPLTELEEERSAEHEWGSVRFSLTSEAGLNDGLAFPFTYLAIATASASTAGYGWLADWFLVDVLYRIGAGLVVGYVVGHVMARVVFYAPSLSRREEVMAGSEALAATLFAYGLAELLGGYGFIAVFVAALELRRFEWEHDYYQHLHDFAAIVERLLMATVLVLFGGAIADGLLTPLTWDGAALGLAFLFVIRPLAGGIAFLGSDAPTGDRAVVSFFGIRGIGSFYYLSFALAHASFDELELLVAAEWLWAFVGFVVLVSVFVHGFVASPVMRVVDERRPADG, from the coding sequence ATGAGCGCCTACGAAATCGCGTTGATCGTCGTCGCCTTCGCCATCGTGGGCGCTGTGTTGCTCCCGCGGTTTTTGACAGACAAACCGCTCTCGCTCCCGATGATCTACGTCGGGTTCGGCGTGGCCCTGTTCTGGATCGTTCCCGGTCTTCCGACGCTCGATCCGGTCGCCAACTCCGGCGTGACGGAGCGACTCACTGAACTCGTCGTGATCATCGCGCTGATGGGGGCCGGGTTGAAAATCGACCGTCCGTTCGACGTGCTGGGGTGGGGATCGACCTGGCGACTCCTCGCGATCACCATGCCGGTGTCCATCGCGCTGCTGGCCGTTCTCGGGTGGTACGTCGCCGGGCTGCTCGTCCCGACGGCGATTCTCCTCGGTGCGGTTCTCGCGCCGACCGACCCCGTTCTGGCGTCGGACGTCGAGTCCGGCGCCCCGCTCACCGAACTCGAGGAGGAACGATCGGCCGAGCACGAGTGGGGATCCGTTCGATTCTCGCTCACGTCGGAGGCGGGCCTCAACGACGGACTGGCTTTTCCGTTCACGTACCTCGCGATTGCGACCGCGTCAGCGAGTACGGCCGGGTACGGCTGGCTGGCCGACTGGTTCCTGGTCGACGTGCTGTACAGGATCGGCGCGGGACTCGTCGTGGGATACGTCGTCGGACACGTCATGGCCCGGGTGGTGTTCTACGCGCCGTCGCTGTCGCGGCGAGAGGAAGTGATGGCCGGATCGGAGGCGCTCGCGGCGACGCTCTTCGCCTACGGATTGGCCGAGTTGCTCGGCGGGTACGGATTCATCGCCGTGTTCGTCGCCGCCCTCGAGCTCCGTCGGTTCGAGTGGGAACACGACTACTACCAACACTTACACGACTTCGCCGCTATCGTCGAACGACTCCTCATGGCGACGGTGCTGGTGCTGTTTGGCGGCGCGATCGCGGACGGCCTACTGACGCCGTTGACGTGGGATGGCGCAGCGCTCGGCCTCGCTTTCCTGTTCGTGATCCGTCCCCTCGCCGGCGGTATCGCCTTCCTCGGTTCCGACGCGCCGACGGGTGACCGCGCCGTCGTCTCGTTCTTCGGCATTCGCGGTATCGGCTCGTTTTACTACCTGTCCTTCGCGCTGGCCCACGCGTCGTTCGATGAACTCGAGTTGCTCGTCGCCGCGGAGTGGTTGTGGGCCTTCGTCGGCTTCGTCGTCCTCGTCTCGGTGTTCGTTCACGGGTTTGTGGCCAGTCCCGTGATGCGGGTCGTAGACGAACGCCGCCCCGCGGACGGATAG
- a CDS encoding metal-dependent hydrolase codes for MYQLGHYGVALLLYAPVAVWLGFAGEEFVALLGAVICLSFSTLPDCDHGLPFVAHRGITHTIGFVLLVPAVVAGVAYAALEVTMGSPDPTVVGFVYGVTALSLGSHLLADALTPMGVTPFWPLSSYHVSLRVTTAKNPIANYALFALGIAASVASIVVVTGGW; via the coding sequence ATGTACCAACTCGGTCACTACGGCGTCGCCCTCCTCCTCTACGCGCCCGTCGCCGTCTGGCTCGGTTTCGCCGGCGAGGAGTTCGTCGCCCTCCTAGGGGCCGTCATCTGTCTCTCCTTCTCGACGCTTCCGGACTGCGACCACGGCCTGCCGTTCGTCGCCCACCGCGGGATCACCCACACGATCGGGTTCGTCCTCCTGGTCCCGGCCGTAGTCGCCGGCGTAGCGTACGCGGCCCTCGAGGTGACGATGGGATCGCCCGATCCGACCGTCGTGGGGTTCGTCTACGGCGTTACCGCACTGTCGCTCGGCTCACACCTGCTGGCCGACGCGCTGACGCCGATGGGAGTCACTCCCTTCTGGCCACTCTCCTCGTACCACGTCTCGCTCCGGGTTACTACCGCGAAGAATCCGATCGCCAACTACGCCCTGTTCGCGCTCGGGATCGCGGCGAGCGTCGCGTCGATCGTCGTCGTGACGGGTGGCTGGTAG
- a CDS encoding peroxidase-related enzyme (This protein belongs to a clade of uncharacterized proteins related to peroxidases such as the alkylhydroperoxidase AhpD.): MTDVDPMTRFSVPDVNELPEDLRERIKEETERAGFTPNVFLAYAYRPSHFRAFFQYYDALVEDTELTRLEVEMIIVAVSGANDCYYCNTAHGALVRLYGDDPMLADQLISNYRNADVSDRHRAMLDLAVALTTDQATVEEADLEALEDHGFSRKAIWDVGSVAAFFNLSNRMAQLADMRPNEEFHTLGRE, from the coding sequence ATGACCGACGTCGATCCGATGACCCGGTTTTCGGTGCCAGACGTGAACGAGCTCCCTGAAGACCTTCGAGAACGCATCAAGGAGGAGACCGAACGCGCCGGCTTCACGCCGAACGTGTTCCTCGCCTACGCCTACCGACCCTCCCACTTCCGGGCGTTCTTCCAGTACTACGACGCGCTCGTCGAGGACACCGAACTCACGCGGCTCGAGGTCGAGATGATCATCGTCGCCGTCAGCGGAGCCAACGACTGCTACTACTGCAACACGGCTCACGGGGCGCTCGTTCGCCTCTACGGAGACGATCCGATGCTGGCCGATCAACTGATTTCGAACTACCGGAACGCCGACGTCAGCGACCGACACCGGGCAATGCTCGACCTGGCGGTCGCGCTCACGACCGACCAGGCGACCGTCGAGGAGGCGGACCTGGAGGCCCTCGAGGATCACGGGTTCAGCCGGAAGGCGATCTGGGACGTCGGTTCAGTGGCGGCGTTTTTCAACCTCTCGAATCGAATGGCCCAGCTCGCGGACATGCGACCGAACGAGGAGTTTCACACACTGGGTCGTGAATAG
- a CDS encoding response regulator, whose translation MASDSEHEGRLVTVLLVEPNPGDTRLFTESFKDANLKNSLYTVADADAALDFVNQRGAYADEPRPDLILLEPKLPGRSGTDVLAELKNEPSLREIPVVVLTSSEVGADIFKSQGLDVDHFVQKPVEPEDYIEFVQEIEGFWMALIQEEPEEA comes from the coding sequence ATGGCTTCAGACAGTGAGCACGAGGGGAGGCTGGTAACCGTATTACTGGTCGAACCAAATCCCGGAGATACCCGTCTCTTTACGGAATCGTTCAAAGATGCGAACCTCAAGAATAGCCTCTACACCGTCGCTGATGCCGACGCAGCCCTCGATTTTGTCAATCAGCGAGGAGCGTATGCAGATGAACCGCGTCCTGATCTCATCCTGCTCGAACCGAAGTTACCCGGAAGAAGTGGTACGGACGTCCTAGCTGAACTGAAGAACGAACCCTCACTCCGTGAGATTCCGGTTGTCGTCCTCACGAGTTCGGAGGTTGGAGCGGACATTTTCAAATCGCAGGGGCTCGACGTGGATCACTTCGTCCAGAAGCCAGTTGAACCGGAGGATTATATCGAATTCGTCCAGGAAATCGAGGGGTTTTGGATGGCGCTCATTCAAGAGGAACCCGAAGAAGCCTGA
- a CDS encoding YihY/virulence factor BrkB family protein has protein sequence MSHPSDRDVRTIVRGVVGTAKEREITFLAAGFAYYAFVSLFPMIVLALVVGTLVGGQQVAEDLIVLAGDFLPDAGEDLVLEALTAESGRTEATVVALAVSTWGALKVFRGLSLAFDRVYDTVAEDSLLEQIRDGITVILTIVLALLLMILIGAVIGLLAGRVPYVGVLSWLGLLLGLVLVFLPLYYVLPPIPVDIREVIPGAFFAAIGWVLLQAGFQLYAANAGQYEAYGAIGAILLFVTWLYFAGILILLGAVINVVMSRPRLVPT, from the coding sequence ATGAGCCACCCGTCGGACCGCGACGTTCGTACCATCGTACGAGGAGTCGTCGGAACCGCAAAAGAGCGAGAGATAACGTTCCTCGCCGCCGGATTCGCCTACTACGCGTTCGTCTCGCTCTTTCCGATGATCGTGCTGGCGCTCGTCGTCGGCACCCTCGTCGGCGGCCAGCAGGTCGCGGAGGACCTGATCGTGCTGGCCGGCGACTTCCTTCCCGACGCCGGCGAGGACCTCGTGCTCGAGGCGCTCACCGCCGAGTCGGGGCGAACCGAGGCGACCGTCGTCGCCCTCGCCGTCTCGACGTGGGGTGCGTTGAAGGTCTTTCGCGGGCTGAGCCTCGCGTTCGACCGCGTCTACGATACCGTCGCCGAGGACTCGCTGCTCGAGCAGATTCGCGACGGGATCACGGTCATCCTGACCATCGTCCTCGCGCTCTTGCTCATGATCCTCATCGGGGCGGTGATCGGCCTCCTCGCCGGGCGGGTTCCCTACGTCGGGGTCCTCAGCTGGCTCGGCTTGCTCCTTGGGCTCGTCCTGGTGTTCCTGCCGCTTTACTACGTGTTGCCCCCGATTCCCGTCGACATTCGTGAGGTGATTCCGGGCGCGTTCTTCGCAGCGATCGGCTGGGTGCTCCTCCAGGCTGGCTTCCAGCTCTACGCCGCGAACGCCGGGCAGTACGAGGCCTACGGAGCGATCGGCGCCATCCTGTTGTTCGTCACCTGGCTCTACTTCGCCGGCATCCTGATCCTGCTGGGGGCGGTCATCAACGTGGTGATGTCCCGACCGCGACTCGTCCCGACGTAG